One part of the Anaeromyxobacter sp. Fw109-5 genome encodes these proteins:
- a CDS encoding DUF3616 domain-containing protein, with protein sequence MPSLWLALGILASLPVGAEPGRPRVVEFHGACDASGAVVRGGGLVVVGDDEDNVLRLYDANRGGAPLASWELSAALELERGKRRYPETDLEAATGLGDLGLWLTSHGLDSKARRQGARFLLFATRTRADGQIVVEGRPYRTLLDDLLAAPALARFGLAEAAARPPKAPGGLNLEGMTAALDGRTVLVGLRSPVPPGGALVIPIENVPALVRGERARLGAPVQLDLGGRGIRSLSSWRGRYVIVAGATGEGDPSRLFTWSGAPHDGPVADPVDLAGLNPEAFATFENRDEILLLSDDGTRPIDGVPCKKLKDPARKRFRGAWVRLSGAP encoded by the coding sequence ATGCCGTCGCTCTGGCTTGCCCTCGGGATCCTCGCGTCCCTGCCGGTCGGCGCGGAGCCCGGCCGTCCTCGCGTGGTCGAGTTCCACGGTGCCTGCGATGCGTCGGGGGCGGTGGTGCGCGGGGGCGGGCTGGTCGTCGTCGGCGACGACGAGGACAACGTCCTCCGCCTGTACGACGCCAACCGGGGCGGAGCGCCCCTGGCGAGCTGGGAGCTCTCGGCCGCGCTCGAGCTGGAGCGCGGCAAGCGGCGCTACCCGGAGACGGACTTGGAGGCAGCGACGGGGCTCGGGGACCTCGGGCTGTGGCTGACGTCGCACGGGCTCGACTCGAAGGCTCGGCGGCAGGGGGCGCGCTTCCTGCTCTTCGCGACGCGCACGCGCGCGGACGGTCAGATCGTGGTGGAGGGCCGTCCCTACCGCACGCTCCTGGACGATCTCCTCGCCGCGCCCGCGCTCGCCCGGTTCGGCCTCGCCGAGGCGGCCGCGCGACCGCCCAAGGCGCCGGGTGGACTGAACCTGGAGGGCATGACGGCCGCGCTCGACGGGCGCACCGTGCTCGTGGGGCTGCGGAGCCCGGTGCCGCCGGGTGGCGCGCTCGTCATCCCGATCGAGAACGTCCCCGCCCTCGTCCGCGGCGAGCGGGCGCGGCTCGGCGCGCCCGTTCAGCTCGATCTCGGGGGCCGCGGCATCCGCTCGCTCTCGTCCTGGCGCGGCCGCTACGTGATCGTCGCGGGCGCCACGGGCGAGGGCGACCCCTCCCGGCTCTTCACCTGGAGCGGTGCGCCCCACGACGGGCCCGTCGCCGACCCCGTGGATCTCGCCGGCCTCAACCCCGAGGCGTTCGCGACCTTCGAGAACCGGGACGAGATCCTCCTCCTCAGCGACGACGGCACCCGCCCCATCGACGGCGTCCCCTGCAAGAAGCTGAAGGACCCGGCCCGGAAGCGGTTTCGGGGAGCCTGGGTGCGGCTCTCGGGGGCGCCTTGA
- a CDS encoding BTAD domain-containing putative transcriptional regulator, whose amino-acid sequence MLKLHLLGRFEVVRADTPIPAHAWRRRRPADLLKLVALAPGRTLGREAAIDALWPDKDPASGANNLHRALYDLRQILGGRWVDIEHGLLSLRPDVWVDVDVFEAAARADGSERWGQAVALYRGDLSPEDRDSPWLQPRRAELRARFVDVALPLARSTADRGDFSTAIPNLRRVLEADPANEEAHRLLMRLLAETGRRAEALRQYDACEEALRVAGRPGASEETRALWDAIQRGAVGPPQAPPAQDAARRASRRLLGTTEPAPVRGRGAVTLLLESLLEQGSGTLVLLGERGVGKTRLAVEGARLAQARGAAVLCGVATGRGAPYALLADAFAEEARANPAFGDPLAGAAPGSGVAGEDVRQGIFDAVEQALRAASGGRPLYLLLDDLHAADESSLNLLHLLARDARALRLMIVGTCNEAAVHSGTPIQMALAHLDCARLARGVRLPRLGLAATREQVADLLGEPAAESTVTQLYRLADGSPLLTEELVRAQRESSTSTLPASLPAAIHARVERLGARAEALLAAAAVAGARFDFELVHPVSGLTPHEAISALDACVEARLLDEDGAGYRFHHALVRDALYEGLPPARRAALHGALADALEAVVPPGGEPPSEALAWHRRRAGDDERAVVHLIAAGHRAAARAGLGEALAFYSEALELLERTGGPTATQELELRDAMGRVQLDLGELAGAARSFSQAARAEDGANPSLAPEQRARAHRLAAVSLAAAGQLRAAAGELEEGLAAVEAMGEEAAALLHLRAQLLWHEHRPAEALAAAEACLVRAQEAADADLAARGADLVALARASLGDPLRPPEDATGPRERAQQDLTPEHPVPLHLVLWDRDLLGDATAAEVGHAAALLSQRARQREAVRAAVSGRYGEGVAALAAGELDLAEVALRDALERHRATGSAIGEALALERLAALLTVRGRLDEALSLVDLGVVVAERARLRRHALTRLHATEARNRLAAGALYAAEDAVREASEAAARHGPCAACDAAFRPEAVRVWLARGRLGHADAEATQLEELARQRGGRVVFAIARLARARVLAAHGRVDEALAALANARAGFLGAGHRLDAARTVRFEARLRGAGWTIPEELLALDALAILDADA is encoded by the coding sequence ATGCTGAAGCTCCACCTCCTCGGCCGATTCGAGGTGGTCCGTGCGGACACGCCCATCCCCGCCCACGCGTGGCGGCGGCGGCGTCCGGCCGACCTGCTGAAGCTCGTCGCGCTCGCTCCCGGCCGCACCCTCGGGCGCGAGGCCGCCATCGACGCGCTGTGGCCCGACAAGGATCCCGCCAGCGGCGCCAACAACCTCCACCGCGCGCTCTACGACCTCCGCCAGATCCTCGGCGGACGGTGGGTGGACATCGAGCACGGCCTGCTCTCGCTGCGCCCCGACGTCTGGGTGGACGTGGACGTGTTCGAGGCGGCGGCGCGCGCGGACGGCTCGGAGCGCTGGGGGCAGGCGGTCGCGCTCTACCGCGGCGACCTCTCGCCCGAGGACCGCGACTCCCCCTGGCTGCAGCCGCGGCGCGCCGAGCTGCGCGCCCGCTTCGTGGACGTGGCGCTCCCGCTCGCCCGCTCCACGGCGGACCGCGGCGACTTCTCCACCGCGATCCCCAACCTCCGCCGCGTGCTCGAGGCCGACCCCGCCAACGAGGAGGCGCACCGCCTCCTCATGCGCCTCCTGGCCGAGACCGGCCGCAGGGCCGAGGCGCTCCGCCAGTACGACGCGTGCGAGGAGGCGCTGCGGGTCGCCGGACGGCCTGGCGCGTCGGAGGAGACGCGCGCGCTATGGGACGCGATCCAGCGCGGAGCGGTCGGGCCGCCGCAGGCGCCCCCGGCCCAGGACGCCGCGCGCCGCGCGTCGCGCCGGCTGCTCGGCACGACCGAGCCCGCGCCGGTGCGGGGCCGCGGCGCGGTGACCCTGCTCCTCGAGTCTCTCCTCGAGCAGGGGTCGGGGACGCTCGTCCTCCTCGGCGAGCGCGGGGTCGGCAAGACGCGGCTCGCGGTGGAGGGGGCGCGGCTCGCGCAGGCGCGCGGCGCCGCGGTGCTGTGCGGCGTCGCCACCGGGCGGGGCGCGCCCTACGCCCTCCTCGCCGACGCCTTCGCCGAGGAGGCGCGCGCCAACCCCGCCTTCGGTGACCCGCTCGCCGGCGCGGCGCCCGGCTCGGGCGTGGCGGGCGAGGACGTCCGCCAGGGCATCTTCGACGCGGTGGAGCAGGCGCTCCGCGCCGCGAGCGGCGGGCGGCCGCTGTACCTGCTCCTCGACGACCTCCACGCCGCGGACGAGTCGTCGCTGAACCTGCTGCACCTGCTCGCCCGCGACGCGCGCGCGCTGCGGCTCATGATCGTCGGCACGTGCAACGAGGCCGCAGTCCACTCCGGTACGCCCATCCAGATGGCGCTCGCGCACCTCGACTGCGCGCGCCTCGCCCGCGGCGTGCGCCTCCCTCGCCTCGGCCTCGCCGCCACGCGCGAGCAGGTGGCGGACCTCCTCGGCGAGCCGGCGGCGGAGAGCACCGTCACGCAGCTCTACCGCCTCGCCGACGGCTCGCCGCTCCTCACCGAGGAGCTCGTGCGCGCCCAGCGCGAGTCGAGCACCTCGACGCTCCCGGCGAGCCTCCCGGCCGCGATCCACGCGCGCGTCGAGCGGCTCGGCGCCCGGGCCGAGGCGCTCCTCGCCGCGGCCGCGGTGGCCGGCGCGCGCTTCGACTTCGAGCTCGTCCACCCGGTCTCGGGGCTCACCCCGCACGAGGCGATCTCCGCGCTCGACGCCTGCGTCGAGGCCCGGCTCCTCGACGAGGACGGCGCGGGGTACCGGTTCCACCACGCGCTCGTGCGCGACGCGCTCTACGAGGGGCTGCCCCCCGCCCGCCGCGCGGCCCTTCACGGCGCCCTCGCCGACGCGCTCGAAGCGGTCGTCCCGCCGGGCGGCGAGCCACCGTCGGAGGCGCTCGCCTGGCACCGCCGCCGGGCGGGCGACGACGAGCGCGCCGTGGTCCACCTGATCGCCGCCGGCCACCGCGCCGCCGCGCGCGCGGGGCTGGGCGAGGCGCTCGCCTTCTACTCCGAGGCGCTCGAGCTGCTCGAGCGGACGGGCGGCCCCACGGCGACGCAGGAGCTCGAGCTTCGCGACGCGATGGGTCGCGTCCAGCTCGATCTCGGCGAGCTCGCGGGCGCCGCGCGCTCCTTTTCGCAGGCCGCCCGCGCCGAGGACGGCGCCAACCCCAGCCTCGCCCCCGAGCAGCGCGCCCGCGCGCACCGGCTCGCTGCGGTCTCCCTCGCCGCCGCGGGCCAGCTCCGCGCCGCGGCCGGGGAGCTCGAGGAGGGGCTCGCCGCGGTGGAGGCGATGGGCGAGGAGGCGGCGGCGCTCCTGCACCTGCGCGCCCAGCTCCTCTGGCACGAGCACCGGCCCGCCGAGGCGCTCGCCGCCGCGGAGGCCTGCCTCGTGCGAGCGCAGGAGGCCGCGGACGCGGACCTCGCCGCGCGCGGCGCCGACCTCGTCGCGCTGGCCCGCGCGTCGCTCGGCGACCCGCTCCGCCCGCCGGAGGACGCCACCGGCCCGCGCGAGCGCGCCCAGCAGGATCTCACCCCCGAGCACCCCGTCCCGCTGCACCTCGTCCTCTGGGACCGCGACCTCCTCGGCGACGCGACCGCCGCAGAGGTGGGCCACGCCGCGGCGCTCCTCTCGCAGCGGGCGCGGCAGCGCGAGGCGGTCCGGGCCGCCGTGAGCGGGCGATACGGCGAGGGCGTCGCCGCCCTGGCCGCGGGCGAGCTGGACCTCGCCGAGGTGGCGCTGCGTGACGCGCTCGAGCGCCACCGCGCGACCGGCTCCGCCATCGGCGAGGCGCTCGCGCTCGAGCGGCTCGCCGCGCTGCTCACCGTGCGCGGCCGGCTGGACGAGGCGCTCTCGCTCGTGGACCTCGGCGTGGTGGTGGCCGAGCGCGCGCGGCTGCGGCGCCACGCGCTGACGCGCCTTCACGCCACGGAGGCCCGCAACCGGCTCGCCGCGGGGGCGTTGTACGCGGCGGAGGACGCGGTGCGTGAGGCGAGCGAGGCCGCCGCGCGCCACGGTCCCTGCGCCGCCTGCGACGCCGCCTTCCGGCCGGAGGCGGTGCGCGTCTGGCTCGCCCGCGGCCGGCTCGGGCACGCCGACGCGGAGGCGACTCAGCTCGAGGAGCTCGCGCGCCAGCGCGGCGGGCGGGTCGTCTTCGCCATCGCCCGCCTGGCCCGGGCGCGCGTGCTCGCCGCCCACGGGCGCGTCGACGAGGCGCTCGCGGCGCTGGCGAACGCGCGCGCCGGGTTCCTCGGCGCGGGGCACCGGCTCGACGCCGCCAGGACCGTGCGGTTCGAGGCGCGGCTGCGCGGGGCGGGCTGGACGATCCCCGAGGAGCTGCTCGCGCTCGACGCGCTCGCGATCCTCGACGCGGACGCGTGA
- a CDS encoding Zn-dependent alcohol dehydrogenase has protein sequence MDPYGLRRVVSPKGALPQRADVLDPALPLGEDELSISVEALNVDAASFRQLEGAVGRDPERIGAEVLRIVRARGKLQNPVTGSGGMLIGRVRAVGARHPAAATLRPGDRIATLVSLTLTPLRLERIRAVRPEIDRVECDGEAILFASGLWARLPGDLPETLALAALDVCGAPALAARHVRPGARVLVLGAGKSGMLVAAHARELLAGAGEVVAADRSEAALAAIRAVGACDRTVALDATDAVAALAAVEAVGGPFDLVVSCASVAGTELASILAVKDGGTVLFFSMATSFTAAALGAEGVGKDATLLVGNGYVPGHAELTLDLLRRNAPLRALFEERYAR, from the coding sequence ATGGACCCCTACGGCCTGCGGCGTGTCGTGTCGCCGAAGGGCGCGCTCCCCCAGCGCGCCGACGTCCTCGACCCCGCCCTCCCCCTCGGGGAGGACGAGCTCTCGATCTCGGTCGAGGCGCTCAACGTGGACGCGGCGAGCTTCCGGCAGCTCGAGGGCGCGGTGGGGCGCGACCCCGAGCGCATCGGCGCCGAGGTGCTCCGCATCGTGCGCGCGCGCGGCAAGCTGCAGAACCCGGTCACCGGCTCGGGCGGCATGCTCATCGGCCGCGTCCGGGCCGTCGGCGCCCGGCACCCCGCCGCGGCGACGCTGCGGCCGGGCGACCGGATCGCCACCCTCGTCTCGCTCACCCTCACGCCGCTGCGGCTCGAGCGGATCCGCGCCGTCCGGCCGGAGATCGACCGCGTCGAGTGCGACGGCGAGGCCATCCTGTTCGCGAGCGGCCTCTGGGCGCGCCTGCCCGGCGACCTCCCGGAGACGCTCGCCCTCGCGGCGCTCGACGTGTGCGGCGCGCCCGCGCTCGCGGCGCGGCACGTCCGGCCCGGCGCGCGCGTGCTCGTGCTCGGGGCGGGCAAGTCGGGGATGCTCGTCGCCGCGCACGCGCGCGAGCTGCTCGCCGGCGCGGGCGAGGTCGTCGCCGCCGACCGCTCCGAGGCGGCGCTCGCGGCCATCCGCGCGGTCGGCGCCTGCGACCGCACGGTCGCGCTCGACGCGACCGACGCCGTCGCCGCGCTCGCCGCGGTCGAGGCGGTGGGCGGGCCGTTCGACCTCGTCGTGAGCTGCGCGAGCGTGGCCGGGACGGAGCTGGCGTCCATCCTCGCCGTGAAGGACGGCGGGACGGTGCTCTTCTTCTCGATGGCGACGAGCTTCACCGCCGCCGCGCTCGGCGCCGAGGGCGTGGGAAAGGACGCGACGCTGCTCGTGGGGAACGGCTACGTCCCCGGACACGCGGAGCTGACCCTGGACCTGCTGCGCCGGAACGCGCCGTTGCGGGCTCTCTTCGAGGAGCGGTACGCGCGCTGA
- a CDS encoding metallophosphoesterase has product MKLALLADVHANLEALTACLDDAQARGAEAFAFLGDLVGYGADPGAVVDLAAAYAERGAIAVRGNHDEAVLDERRGGMNVDAEEAIRWTRTRLGDRHRQFLASLPLVARLGDALFVHGSAARPEEYEYVYDAARAAESLAAAGATYVFSGHVHEPALYYAGGSAWAGAFRPAPGVPVRVPSHRRWLAIPGAVGQPRDGYRAACYAIAELDRALLTFFRVPYDWTAAVAKVRAAGLPPSLARRLENGE; this is encoded by the coding sequence ATGAAGCTCGCGCTCCTCGCCGACGTGCACGCGAACCTCGAGGCGCTCACCGCCTGCCTCGACGATGCGCAGGCGCGCGGCGCGGAGGCGTTCGCGTTCCTCGGCGACCTCGTCGGCTACGGCGCCGATCCGGGCGCCGTGGTCGACCTCGCGGCGGCGTACGCGGAGCGCGGCGCGATCGCCGTGCGCGGCAATCACGACGAGGCGGTCCTCGACGAGCGCAGGGGCGGGATGAACGTCGACGCGGAGGAGGCGATCCGCTGGACGCGCACGCGCCTCGGGGATCGTCACCGGCAGTTCCTGGCGAGCCTGCCGCTCGTCGCGCGACTCGGCGACGCGCTGTTCGTGCACGGCAGCGCCGCCCGGCCGGAGGAGTACGAGTACGTGTACGACGCGGCGCGCGCGGCGGAGAGCCTCGCCGCCGCGGGCGCCACGTACGTGTTCTCCGGCCACGTCCACGAGCCCGCCCTCTACTACGCAGGGGGCTCGGCGTGGGCGGGCGCGTTCCGGCCGGCGCCGGGCGTGCCGGTGCGCGTGCCATCGCACCGGCGCTGGCTCGCCATCCCCGGGGCCGTGGGACAGCCGCGCGACGGCTATCGGGCGGCCTGCTACGCCATCGCCGAGCTCGACCGCGCGTTGCTCACGTTCTTCCGCGTGCCGTACGATTGGACCGCCGCGGTCGCGAAGGTCCGCGCGGCCGGGCTCCCGCCGTCCCTCGCCCGGCGCCTCGAGAACGGAGAGTAA
- a CDS encoding MFS transporter, which translates to MAPPASPAVQQRTQPHPTPPARAGITKEEKKVILASSLGTVFEWYDFYLYGSLAAIISKQFFGALNETSAFIFALLAFAAGFAVRPFGAIVFGRLGDLIGRKYTFLVTILIMGGSTAIVGMLPSYATIGILAPIILIAMRMLQGLALGGEYGGAATYVAEHAPDGKRGAFTSWIQTTATVGLFLSLLVILGCRLALGPAFDVWGWRIPFLLSIVLLAVSVYIRMQLNESPVFKRMKEEGKASKAPLTESFLRWGNLKIVLLVLFGGVAGQAVVWYTGMFYELFFLLQALKLDPQIANMLVAGSLILATPFFIVFGSLSDRIGRKKIIMAGCLIAALTYFPIFKALTKYANPAIFAAQASNPVTVVANEADCSFQFDPIGKRKFTSSCDLAKSWLARKAIPYGNEAAPAGAVASVKIGQTVIASFPGNQLPADEFKAKMAEFDKVMGEAVKAAGYPAKADMSQVNYPMVVLLLFILALYVTMVYAPMAAWLVEMFPARIRYTSMSLPYHIGNGWFGGFLPTIAFAMVAATGDIYYGLWYPIVIAVMTFVIGSLFMPETHKRNLEHH; encoded by the coding sequence ATGGCCCCCCCTGCTTCGCCCGCTGTGCAGCAGCGCACACAACCCCACCCCACCCCTCCGGCTCGGGCGGGTATCACCAAGGAAGAGAAGAAGGTCATCCTGGCGTCGTCCCTCGGCACGGTGTTCGAGTGGTACGACTTCTACCTGTACGGCTCGCTCGCCGCGATCATCAGCAAGCAGTTCTTCGGCGCGCTGAACGAGACGAGCGCCTTCATCTTCGCCCTGCTCGCCTTCGCCGCCGGCTTCGCGGTGCGGCCGTTCGGCGCGATCGTCTTCGGCCGCCTCGGCGATCTCATCGGCCGCAAGTACACCTTCCTCGTCACCATCCTCATCATGGGCGGCTCGACGGCGATCGTCGGCATGCTGCCCTCCTACGCGACGATCGGCATCCTCGCGCCCATCATCCTCATCGCCATGCGCATGCTGCAGGGCCTCGCGCTCGGCGGAGAGTACGGCGGCGCGGCGACGTACGTCGCCGAGCACGCGCCGGACGGGAAGCGCGGCGCGTTCACGAGCTGGATCCAGACGACCGCGACGGTCGGCCTGTTCCTCTCGCTGCTCGTCATCCTCGGGTGCCGCCTCGCGCTCGGCCCCGCGTTCGACGTGTGGGGCTGGCGCATCCCGTTCCTGCTCTCGATCGTGCTGCTCGCCGTCTCCGTCTACATCCGCATGCAGCTCAACGAGTCCCCGGTGTTCAAGCGCATGAAGGAGGAGGGCAAGGCCTCCAAGGCGCCGCTCACCGAGTCGTTCCTGCGCTGGGGCAACCTCAAGATCGTGCTGCTCGTGCTGTTCGGCGGCGTCGCCGGCCAGGCGGTGGTCTGGTACACGGGCATGTTCTACGAGCTGTTCTTCCTGCTCCAGGCGCTCAAGCTCGACCCGCAGATCGCGAACATGCTCGTCGCGGGCTCGCTCATCCTCGCGACCCCGTTCTTCATCGTCTTCGGCTCGCTCTCCGACCGGATCGGACGCAAGAAGATCATCATGGCGGGCTGCCTCATCGCCGCGCTGACCTACTTCCCCATCTTCAAGGCGCTCACGAAGTACGCGAACCCGGCCATCTTCGCGGCGCAGGCGTCGAACCCGGTGACGGTCGTGGCGAACGAGGCGGACTGTAGCTTCCAGTTCGACCCCATCGGCAAGCGCAAGTTCACGAGCTCGTGCGACCTCGCGAAGAGCTGGCTCGCCCGCAAGGCGATCCCGTATGGCAACGAGGCCGCGCCCGCCGGCGCCGTCGCGAGCGTGAAGATCGGCCAGACCGTGATCGCGAGCTTCCCCGGGAACCAGCTCCCGGCGGACGAGTTCAAGGCGAAGATGGCCGAGTTCGACAAGGTCATGGGCGAGGCGGTGAAGGCCGCCGGCTACCCGGCCAAGGCGGACATGAGCCAGGTGAACTACCCGATGGTCGTGCTCCTGCTCTTCATCCTCGCGCTGTACGTGACCATGGTGTACGCGCCGATGGCCGCGTGGCTCGTCGAGATGTTCCCCGCCCGCATCCGCTACACCTCGATGTCGCTGCCGTACCACATCGGCAACGGCTGGTTCGGCGGGTTCCTCCCCACCATCGCCTTCGCCATGGTGGCCGCCACGGGCGACATCTACTACGGCCTCTGGTACCCGATCGTCATCGCGGTCATGACCTTCGTCATCGGGTCGCTCTTCATGCCGGAGACCCACAAGCGCAACCTCGAGCATCACTGA
- a CDS encoding bifunctional serine/threonine-protein kinase/universal stress protein, whose protein sequence is MPSAMRAGEVVDGWRVEERVHSGGMAVIYRVSGGDAGVPLVMKVPRLGHGEPSTSVISYEVEQAVLAALGGPHVPRLVATGELGNPYLVMELVEGTPIAELAAKAPLEPAEVARVGAALATAVHAIHRQEVIHLDLKPSNVILRPGGEAVLVDFGLAHHAHHPDLLAEESQEPAGSVPYVSPEQLLGVRWDPRSDVFSMGAILYELAVGRLPFGAPTSRAGLRKRLYRDPIPPRALAPAVPEWLQEVILRCLEPSPADRYASAAQVAFDLVHPQQVVVTERGRRLARAGALTVFRRWLRAAGFEPAPIARPTAHLSRAPIVLVAIATTRASEGAFDSLREGVRHLVAAEPDARLACVTVVKRTPELGGSDEETAARTRLQHTVLLRDWAEPLRLPAGRVSLHVLESNDPAEAILQYARVNQVDHIVIGAPPRNVPALALPGTVSVKVAMEAGCTVTLVRPRAARA, encoded by the coding sequence GTGCCCAGCGCGATGCGAGCCGGCGAGGTCGTCGACGGGTGGCGGGTGGAGGAGCGCGTCCATTCCGGCGGCATGGCCGTCATCTACCGCGTCTCCGGAGGAGACGCCGGCGTCCCGCTCGTGATGAAGGTCCCCCGCCTCGGGCACGGCGAGCCCTCGACCAGCGTCATCTCCTACGAGGTCGAGCAGGCCGTGCTCGCCGCGCTCGGCGGGCCGCACGTCCCGCGGCTCGTCGCGACCGGCGAGCTCGGCAATCCGTATCTCGTCATGGAGCTCGTGGAGGGGACGCCGATCGCGGAGCTCGCCGCGAAGGCGCCGCTCGAGCCCGCCGAGGTGGCGCGGGTCGGCGCTGCCCTCGCGACGGCGGTGCACGCCATCCACCGGCAGGAGGTCATCCACCTCGACCTCAAGCCCTCGAACGTCATCCTCCGGCCCGGCGGCGAGGCGGTGCTGGTGGACTTCGGGCTCGCGCACCACGCCCACCACCCGGACCTGCTCGCGGAGGAGTCCCAGGAGCCGGCCGGCTCCGTCCCCTACGTCTCGCCCGAGCAGCTCCTCGGCGTGCGCTGGGACCCGCGCAGCGACGTGTTCTCGATGGGCGCCATCCTGTACGAGCTGGCGGTCGGGCGGCTCCCGTTCGGCGCCCCCACCTCCCGCGCCGGGCTGCGCAAGCGGCTCTACCGCGACCCCATCCCGCCGCGCGCGCTCGCCCCCGCCGTCCCGGAGTGGCTGCAGGAGGTGATCCTGCGCTGCCTCGAGCCTTCACCGGCGGATCGCTACGCGTCCGCCGCGCAGGTGGCGTTCGATCTCGTCCACCCGCAGCAGGTCGTGGTCACGGAGCGCGGACGACGCCTGGCGCGCGCGGGCGCCCTGACGGTGTTCCGGCGCTGGCTCCGCGCGGCGGGGTTCGAGCCCGCGCCGATTGCGCGGCCGACCGCTCACCTCTCCCGCGCCCCCATCGTGCTGGTCGCGATCGCCACCACGCGCGCGTCGGAGGGCGCGTTCGACTCGCTGCGCGAGGGGGTACGGCACCTCGTCGCCGCCGAGCCGGACGCGCGCCTGGCCTGCGTGACGGTGGTGAAGCGCACGCCGGAGCTGGGCGGGTCCGACGAGGAGACCGCGGCCCGGACGCGCCTTCAGCACACGGTGCTGCTGCGCGACTGGGCCGAGCCGCTGCGGCTGCCGGCCGGGCGCGTGTCGCTGCACGTCCTCGAGTCGAACGACCCCGCCGAGGCCATCCTCCAGTACGCCCGCGTGAACCAGGTCGACCACATCGTGATCGGCGCCCCGCCGCGCAACGTGCCGGCCCTCGCCCTGCCCGGCACCGTATCGGTGAAGGTCGCGATGGAGGCGGGCTGCACCGTGACGCTGGTGCGGCCGCGGGCGGCGCGCGCGTGA
- a CDS encoding histidine kinase — protein MPPPTAPPERQELLTSALRVIVAIGALIIYLGDPSEHPSRRPFAQAVLALFVTYAALGYASARRGRPVSSAAAPWIDLAWVSLLVAVSQATSSIFYPLYLFAILCASFWRGFRSGIAVTLASAVSFAAIGALTAPQAPGLELRSFVVRPLYLLVLGYLTAVWGGREVRSRARLALLREVTALSNPRFGIDRTVAHVLEAIRAFYDAESCRVVVAEEHSGRRWMWAAARDGVPSGKRVALPQELADELLAVPEELALLVRPRLGGRDALDFELVELSTGLHSRGDLEVARALVTALDAGTLLSVPFRYHANARGRLYVAHRGSFGHDRGDLEFLRQVVDQVVPMLDNVRLVDRLASEAAEEERRRIARDLHDSVIQPYLGLRLGLAAARKAFEGGRTEEAGGHVARLVEVADAEIQTLRGYVRELRAADGRANGSVLDAAVHRFCGRFSAATGIHVDVVAEGLPLGGDRLAAEVFQMVAEALSNVRRHTSATRAEIRIACAGERLRLTVTNDGTPEAAREGFVPRSLAERAEALGGTLRIEHPAPGKTAVEVEIPL, from the coding sequence ATGCCGCCGCCGACCGCCCCGCCCGAGCGCCAGGAGCTCCTCACGAGCGCGCTGCGCGTGATCGTCGCCATCGGCGCGCTCATCATCTACCTCGGCGATCCCAGCGAGCACCCCTCCCGCCGCCCGTTCGCGCAGGCAGTGCTGGCGCTCTTCGTGACCTACGCGGCGCTCGGCTACGCGAGCGCGCGCCGAGGCCGCCCGGTCTCGAGCGCCGCCGCCCCCTGGATCGACCTGGCGTGGGTGAGCCTGCTCGTCGCGGTCAGCCAGGCGACGAGCAGCATCTTCTATCCCCTCTACCTGTTCGCGATCCTCTGTGCCTCGTTCTGGCGGGGGTTCCGCTCCGGCATCGCCGTGACGCTGGCCTCGGCGGTCAGCTTCGCCGCCATCGGCGCGCTCACCGCCCCCCAGGCGCCGGGGCTCGAGCTCCGCTCGTTCGTCGTCCGCCCGCTGTACCTGCTCGTGCTCGGGTACCTCACGGCGGTGTGGGGCGGCCGGGAGGTCCGCTCGCGGGCGCGCCTGGCCCTCCTGCGCGAGGTGACCGCGCTGTCGAACCCGCGCTTCGGCATCGACCGCACCGTCGCCCACGTCCTCGAGGCGATCCGCGCCTTCTACGACGCGGAGTCGTGCCGCGTCGTCGTCGCCGAGGAGCACAGCGGCCGGCGCTGGATGTGGGCCGCGGCGCGGGACGGGGTGCCCAGCGGGAAGCGCGTGGCGCTCCCGCAGGAGCTCGCCGACGAGCTGCTCGCCGTCCCCGAGGAGCTGGCCCTGCTCGTGCGTCCGCGCCTGGGAGGGCGGGACGCCCTCGACTTCGAGCTCGTGGAGCTCTCGACGGGCCTCCACTCGCGCGGGGATCTCGAGGTCGCGCGCGCGCTCGTGACCGCCCTGGACGCGGGCACCCTCCTGTCCGTCCCCTTCCGCTATCACGCGAACGCCCGCGGCCGGCTCTACGTCGCCCACCGCGGCTCGTTCGGGCACGACCGCGGGGATCTCGAGTTCCTGCGCCAGGTGGTGGACCAGGTCGTCCCCATGCTGGACAACGTGCGCCTCGTCGACCGGCTCGCCTCCGAGGCGGCGGAGGAGGAGCGGCGCCGCATCGCGCGCGACCTCCACGACTCGGTGATCCAGCCGTACCTGGGGCTGCGCCTCGGGCTCGCCGCGGCCCGGAAGGCGTTCGAGGGCGGGCGGACGGAGGAGGCGGGCGGCCACGTCGCCCGGCTCGTGGAGGTGGCCGACGCGGAGATCCAGACGCTGCGCGGCTACGTGCGCGAGCTGCGCGCGGCGGACGGGCGCGCGAACGGGAGCGTCCTCGACGCGGCGGTGCATCGCTTCTGCGGCCGGTTCTCCGCCGCCACCGGCATCCACGTCGACGTGGTCGCCGAGGGCCTGCCGCTCGGCGGCGACCGCCTCGCCGCGGAGGTGTTCCAGATGGTCGCGGAGGCGCTCTCGAACGTCCGCCGTCACACCTCGGCGACCCGCGCCGAGATCAGGATCGCCTGCGCCGGCGAGCGGCTGCGGCTGACGGTCACGAACGACGGCACCCCGGAGGCGGCCCGCGAAGGGTTCGTGCCCCGCTCCCTCGCGGAGCGGGCGGAGGCCCTCGGGGGCACGCTCCGGATCGAGCACCCCGCGCCCGGTAAGACGGCGGTGGAGGTGGAGATCCCGCTATGA